The DNA segment CAGGCATGAGCGTTGTCGTCTGCAAGTCTGCCCGCTGTACTTCACTTGCCGACGATTGAAGATTTCCTCTAGCTGCGTCGTTTTCGTCAACTTTGGAGTGTTTACAACAATGGCAAAAATCGTCGACATCAAAGGTCGTGAAGTTCTCGACTCCCGTGGCAATCCCACCGTGGAAGCGGACGTGCTTCTCGACAACGGCATCATCGGCAGCGCCTGCGCGCCGTCCGGTGCATCCACTGGCTCGCGTGAAGCACTCGAGCTGCGTGATGGCGACAAGAGCCGTTACCTGGGCAAGGGCGTGCTCAAGGCGGTAGCCAACATCAACGGTCCGATCCGCGATCTGCTGCTGGGCACCGACCCAAGCGACCAGAAAGCCCTTGACCACGCGATGATCAAGCTCGACGGTACCGAAAACAAGGCAACCCTGGGCGCCAACGCCATCCTCGCGGTATCCCTGGCTGCGGCCAAGGCGGCTGCGCAGGATCAGGATCTGCCGCTGTACGCACACATCGCCAACCTCAACGGTACTCCGGGTGTTTACTCGATGCCGGTGCCAATGATGAACATCATCAACGGTGGCGAGCACGCCGATAACAACGTCGACATCCAGGAATTCATGGTGCAGCCGGTCGGCGCCAAGTCGTTCTCGGAAGGCCTGCGCATGGGCACCGAGATCTTCCATCACTTGAAAGCTGTGCTGAAGGCCCGTGGCCTGAGCACCGCAGTTGGCGACGAAGGCGGTTTCGCACCGAACCTGGCGTCCAACGAAGACGCGTTGAAAGTGATCTCCGAAGCGGTGGCCAACGCCGGTTACACGCTGGGCACCGACGTGACCCTGGCGCTGGACTGCGCGGCGAGCGAATTCTACGAAGACGGCAAGTACAACCTGTCCGGCGAAGGCCAGGTGTTCACTGCTGAAGGTTTCGCCGACTACCTCAAAGGCCTGACCGAGCGTTATCCGATCATCTCGATCGAGGACGGTCTGGACGAGTCCGACTGGGCTGGCTGGAAGATCCTCACCGACAAGATCGGCGAGAAGACTCAACTGGTGGGCGACGACCTGTTCGTGACCAACACCAAGATCCTCAAGGAAGGCATCGATAAAAAGATCGCCAACTCGATCCTGATCAAGTTCAACCAGATCGGCACCCTGACCGAAACCCTGGAAGCCATCCAGATGGCCAAGGCTGCCGGTTACACCGCCGTGATCTCGCACCGTTCGGGCGAAACCGAAGATTCGACCATTGCCGATCTGGCAGTGGGCACCTCGGCTGGCCAGATCAAGACCGGTTCGCTGTGCCGTTCCGACCGCGTATCGAAGTACAACCAACTGCTGCGTATCGAAGAGCAGTTGAATGGCAAGGCCAGGTACAACGGCCGCAGCGAGTTCCGCGGCTGAGTACAAACTGATGGAAGGACACTGGATTGTGTCGAAAAAGTCGTGACAGCGATGGATTTGCCACTAATCTGATGCCTTGAAAGCACAAGCCTGGATCTTTCCAGGCTTCGTGCTATCAGATGCTTCAAGTTTTCGCGTGGCGGTCTTTTTTCACTGGATACCTGATATTCGATGCGCAGTCCTTACTGGTTGTTTCTCGTTTTGCTCTTGCTGCTGGCCGGTCTGCAGTACCGCCTGTGGGTGGGCAACGGCAGTCTGGCGCAGGTCGCCGAGCTGAAGCAGCAGATTGCTGACCAACATGCCGAGAACGAAGGTTTGCTGGAGCGCAATCGCGTGATGGACGCGGAAGTCAGCGAGTTGAAAAAAGGCATGGAGACCGTTGAAGAGCGGGCTCGTCACGAACTGGGCATGGTCAAGGACGGTGAAACCCTTTACCAGTTGGCCCAATGATCGATTCCCTGCCGGCCTTCTGGGCCGTGATTCCTGCCGCGGGCGTTGGTGCCCGAATGGCCGCGGACCGTCCCAAGCAATACCTGCAACTGGGCGGGCGCACAATTCTCGAACACAGCCTCGGCTGTTTTCTCGATCACCCGAACCTCAAGGGGCTGGTGGTCAGTCTTGCTGTTGATGATCCTTACTGGCCGAACCTGGCGTGCGTCAGCGATCCGCGCATTCGGCGCGTCGACGGCGGCGCCGAGCGCTCCGCTTCGGTGCTCAATGCCTTGCTGCATCTGCATGCGCAGGGCGCCGATGATGAAGACTGGGTGCTGGTGCACGATGCGGCACGGCCCAATCTGAGCCGCGACGATCTGGACAAGTTGCTCGCCGAATTGGCGGTCGATCCGGTGGGTGGTTTGCTGGCGGTGCCGGCGCGCGACACGCTCAAACGCGTCGACAAGTCCGGTCGAGTGATTGAAACCGTCGATCGCAGCGTGATCTGGCAGGCGTACACGCCGCAGATGTTCCGCCTGGGTGCGTTGCATCGGGCGTTGGCCGACAGTCTGGTGGCGGATGCCGTGATTACTGACGAAGCTTCGGCGATGGAGTGGGCTGGATTGAAACCGCGTCTGATTGAGGGCCGCGCGGATAACCTCAAGGTTACCCGGCCGGAAGATCTGGAGTGGTTGCGCCAGCGCTGGTCTAACCGGGGCTGATCTTCTTCGCCTGTTGAGCCGCCATCGCGAGCAGGCTCACTCCTACATTTGAAATGCGTTCGCCGGCTGAATGCGTTCCCCTGTGGGAGCTAGCCTGCTAGCGATGGCGGTCGCTCAGCCAGCCTGGATCTCAAGCTCTATATTCTGGCTTTTCAGCCAACCCCTCCTTAAGAAAATCCACCAACTTGCGCACCTTCGGCGACAAATGCCGCTGCTGCGGATACAACGCCCACACCGCAGTATTCGGCGGCTGATGCGCCTCCAGCAGGGAAATCAGCGCGCCGCTGTGCAAATGCTCCAGCACGTAATAATCCGGCAACTGACACAATCCCACGCCCTGTAATGCCGCATCCAGTACCGCCTGGCCACTGTTGCAGCGCCAGTTGCCCTGCACCCGCTGGGAAAACTCGCGACCGTTCTGCTCAAGCTGCCAGATGTCCGAACTGCCGATCAGGCAATTGTGCCGACTCAATTCCGACAAGCTGTGTGGGCGACCATACCGTTCGAGGTAGGACGGTGATGCGCAGAGATACATGCGCCGGGGCGCCAGCCGTGTAGCGACCAATCGCGAATCCTGCAGACGGCCGAGGCGAATTGCCAGATCCAGACCTTCATGGACCAGATCGAGCTGGCGATTGCTCAGCTCGATATCAACGCGCAACTGCGGATACAAACCCATGAAGCGCGTCACCAGCGGCACGATGAAGCGCTCGCCATACGCCACGGCGCAGGTCATGCGCAGCATGCCTTTCGGCTCGCTGGCCAGATCGCCGACCGCGCGCAGCGCCTCTTCGCGGCCGTCCTGCAGACGCTGGCAATGCTGCAGAAAGGTCTGCCCGGCTTCGGTCAAGGTGACGCGGCGCGTGCTGCGATAAAGCAGGCGGGTCTGCAAACGCTCTTCCAGGCGTGCGATTTGTCGACTGATGTGCGAGGACGAAACGCCTAGACGTTCGGCGGCAGCGGTGAACTGGCTGCATTCGGCAACGGCGACAAACTCGTCAATGCCTTCCCAGCGGTTTTCCAGCATTTGGATTATCCCTGTATGGCAATAATGTTTTGCTTTCGCTCGGATTATTCATCAAGCGGCGCTGAACTACACTGCCTGTCTGGTTTTTTATTCAATGGATTCACTGGAGAGTCAGCATGATCAAGTCGCGCGCCGCCGTTGCCTTCGAGGCCAAGAAGCCGCTGGAAATCGTAGAAGTCGATGTCGCCATGCCGAAAGCCGGTGAAGTATTGCTGCGCGTGGTTGCTTCCGGCGTTTGCCACACCGATGCCTACACCTTGTCCGGCGCTGACCCGGAAGGGATCTTTCCGTCGATTCTCGGTCACGAGGGTGGCGCCATCGTCGAAGCCATTGGCGAGGGCGTGACTTCGGTCGCGGTCGGCGATCATGTCATTCCGCTGTACACCCCGGAATGCGGCCAGTGCAAGTTCTGTAAGTCAGGCAAGACCAACCTGTGTCAGGCGATTCGCGCGACTCAGGGCAAAGGCTTGATGCCGGACGGTACTTCGCGTTTTTCCTACAAAGGCGAAACGATTTTTCACTACATGGGCACGTCGACATTCTCGGAATACACCGTGCTTCCGGAAATCTCCGTAGCGAAAATTTCCAGGGACGCGCCGCTGGAAAAGGTCTGCCTGCTGGGCTGTGGCGTCACCACCGGCATTGGCGCGGTGATCAACACGGCCAAGGTCAAACCGGGTGATACCGTGGCCATTTTCGGTCTGGGCGGCATCGGTCTGTCGGCGGTCATCGGCGCGGTAAAAGCCAAGGCTGCGCGCATCATCGCCATCGACATCAACCCGGCCAAGTTCGAAATCGCCAAACAGCTGGGCGCCACCGATTGCGTTAACCCGAAAGACTTCGATCGTCCGATCCAGGAAGTGATCGTCGACATGACCGATGGCGGCGTCGACTTCTCCTTCGAGTGCATCGGCAACGTACAACTGATGCGCGCAGCCCTTGAGTGCTGCCACAAAGGCTGGGGCGAGTCGGTGATCATCGGCGTCGCCGGTGCCGGCCAGGAAATCGCTACCCGTCCGTTCCAGCTGGTGACCGGTCGCGTCTGGCGCGGTTCGGCATTCGGCGGCGTGCGTGGTCGTACCGAGTTGCCAAGCTACGTCGATATGGCCCAGAGCGGCGAGATCCCGCTGGATACCTTCATCACCCACACCATGGGCCTGGAAGATATCAACAAGGCTTTCGACCTGATGCACGAAGGCAAGAGCATCCGTACTGTCATCCATTTCTAACAGCAGCTCCAGGTTTCAAGCTTCAAGCTGCCAGTAAGAGCGAACGTGCCTTTTCTTGTAGCTGGAAGCTTGCCGCTTGCCGCTGGGGAGAATCCCGTGAATCTGGAAAATATTTCCTGTCAGAAGAGTTTCGGTGGCTGGCACAAGCGCTATTGCCATCGCTCCGAAGTACTCGATTGCGACATGGTGTTTGCCGTGTATCTGCCGCCACAGGCGGAGCTGGGCAGTAAATTGCCGGTGCTGTACTGGCTGTCAGGCTTGACCTGTACCGATGAGAACTTCATGCAGAAGGCCGGCGCCATGCGCATGGCCGCCGAACTCGGTCTGATCATCGTCGCGCCGGATACCAGTCCACGCGGTCCGGATGTACCGGACGATGCGGACAAGGCCTGGGACTTTGGCCTGGGCGCCGGGTTTTATCTGAATGCCACACAGCAACCATGGGCGCGGCACTATCGGATGCATGATTACGTTGTGCAGGAATTGCCTGCACTGGTTGAGGCGCATTTCCCGGCATCGGACAAACGCAGCATCAGCGGTCACTCGATGGGCGGCCACGGCGCGTTGATCTGTGCGTTGCGCAATCCGGGGCGTTATCAATCAGTGTCGGCGTTTTCGCCGATCACCAACCCGATGGATTGCCCGTGGGGGCAGAAGGCTTTCTCCCACTATCTGGGAGAAGACCGTTCGAAGTGGAAAGAGTGGGATGCCTGCGCGCTGCTTGCCGACGCGAAGGAAAAGCTGCCGC comes from the Pseudomonas granadensis genome and includes:
- the eno gene encoding phosphopyruvate hydratase codes for the protein MAKIVDIKGREVLDSRGNPTVEADVLLDNGIIGSACAPSGASTGSREALELRDGDKSRYLGKGVLKAVANINGPIRDLLLGTDPSDQKALDHAMIKLDGTENKATLGANAILAVSLAAAKAAAQDQDLPLYAHIANLNGTPGVYSMPVPMMNIINGGEHADNNVDIQEFMVQPVGAKSFSEGLRMGTEIFHHLKAVLKARGLSTAVGDEGGFAPNLASNEDALKVISEAVANAGYTLGTDVTLALDCAASEFYEDGKYNLSGEGQVFTAEGFADYLKGLTERYPIISIEDGLDESDWAGWKILTDKIGEKTQLVGDDLFVTNTKILKEGIDKKIANSILIKFNQIGTLTETLEAIQMAKAAGYTAVISHRSGETEDSTIADLAVGTSAGQIKTGSLCRSDRVSKYNQLLRIEEQLNGKARYNGRSEFRG
- the ftsB gene encoding cell division protein FtsB, with translation MRSPYWLFLVLLLLLAGLQYRLWVGNGSLAQVAELKQQIADQHAENEGLLERNRVMDAEVSELKKGMETVEERARHELGMVKDGETLYQLAQ
- the ispD gene encoding 2-C-methyl-D-erythritol 4-phosphate cytidylyltransferase; the protein is MIDSLPAFWAVIPAAGVGARMAADRPKQYLQLGGRTILEHSLGCFLDHPNLKGLVVSLAVDDPYWPNLACVSDPRIRRVDGGAERSASVLNALLHLHAQGADDEDWVLVHDAARPNLSRDDLDKLLAELAVDPVGGLLAVPARDTLKRVDKSGRVIETVDRSVIWQAYTPQMFRLGALHRALADSLVADAVITDEASAMEWAGLKPRLIEGRADNLKVTRPEDLEWLRQRWSNRG
- a CDS encoding LysR substrate-binding domain-containing protein — encoded protein: MLENRWEGIDEFVAVAECSQFTAAAERLGVSSSHISRQIARLEERLQTRLLYRSTRRVTLTEAGQTFLQHCQRLQDGREEALRAVGDLASEPKGMLRMTCAVAYGERFIVPLVTRFMGLYPQLRVDIELSNRQLDLVHEGLDLAIRLGRLQDSRLVATRLAPRRMYLCASPSYLERYGRPHSLSELSRHNCLIGSSDIWQLEQNGREFSQRVQGNWRCNSGQAVLDAALQGVGLCQLPDYYVLEHLHSGALISLLEAHQPPNTAVWALYPQQRHLSPKVRKLVDFLKEGLAEKPEYRA
- a CDS encoding S-(hydroxymethyl)glutathione dehydrogenase/class III alcohol dehydrogenase — translated: MIKSRAAVAFEAKKPLEIVEVDVAMPKAGEVLLRVVASGVCHTDAYTLSGADPEGIFPSILGHEGGAIVEAIGEGVTSVAVGDHVIPLYTPECGQCKFCKSGKTNLCQAIRATQGKGLMPDGTSRFSYKGETIFHYMGTSTFSEYTVLPEISVAKISRDAPLEKVCLLGCGVTTGIGAVINTAKVKPGDTVAIFGLGGIGLSAVIGAVKAKAARIIAIDINPAKFEIAKQLGATDCVNPKDFDRPIQEVIVDMTDGGVDFSFECIGNVQLMRAALECCHKGWGESVIIGVAGAGQEIATRPFQLVTGRVWRGSAFGGVRGRTELPSYVDMAQSGEIPLDTFITHTMGLEDINKAFDLMHEGKSIRTVIHF
- the fghA gene encoding S-formylglutathione hydrolase; the protein is MNLENISCQKSFGGWHKRYCHRSEVLDCDMVFAVYLPPQAELGSKLPVLYWLSGLTCTDENFMQKAGAMRMAAELGLIIVAPDTSPRGPDVPDDADKAWDFGLGAGFYLNATQQPWARHYRMHDYVVQELPALVEAHFPASDKRSISGHSMGGHGALICALRNPGRYQSVSAFSPITNPMDCPWGQKAFSHYLGEDRSKWKEWDACALLADAKEKLPLLVDQGDRDDFLATQLKPEALQHAAKQAGHPLELRLQPGYDHSYFFISSFIDDHLQHHARALGA